One region of Anticarsia gemmatalis isolate Benzon Research Colony breed Stoneville strain chromosome 2, ilAntGemm2 primary, whole genome shotgun sequence genomic DNA includes:
- the LOC142980153 gene encoding uncharacterized protein LOC142980153, giving the protein MRGIRRVLDFYSANVFSRFVYLCACIAITSSSEYGVPIEIKIWDTGRTPLAHMVDVTNMFGLKVLAEHNFLNDNNIAFSPYGLMGIMVALYEGVDGESSYQIQRGMQLPWNRNVMRIGFRDIHRTLKTYFVPEEGFLAGLALNNENVTFNDQYKKILRFYGFDLENDQLPTLSPETNNTSNETSAATSTMSPASSGDSSTTSMTAENKPALQDATTSPNREETTTTINPNAETISTIDIREATSTAASLSSASNVESTSASTTVTEMETTASISVSETTTQATPSTTQVTTAPTETTTASPTAVTTTQATTTTTQLTTTTTPETTTTSAAPSTSMPTATNSQMTSTLTNEPSTNNEVDTSSVDTSTPQMTTSQDATSSMAQSTLADASPSTTPPTTADSSTVTSSVTDETSDSTTTTQQTDQMSTITMDDMSISTASNTISTTVNDSTLETLERKKKSIVDFIFTNPPYVDDYLYYRSFDIGSDVAKPNYDDTMFLANGLKSVQVTYMHYDTVLEHAYLPHLEASALRLPLDSDRYYLLVVLPARGGSPELGRLLSRMARESDLSDIYSVLRPRRVKGIVPSFIVKGHVTLTTDLQKLGIRDVFEPRQRDFTLMTKQAGVYVRSIEQAVSVAIRKYRPDDQKKHRYVTSRDPVVFSATYPFLYFVMDANIHVALMAGKMVDPLNSRIL; this is encoded by the exons ATGCGTGGAATCAGACGCGTGCTAGATTTTTATTCGGCGAACGTATTCTCGCGCTTCGTTTACCTTTGCGCGTGTATCGCGATCACCTCTTCTTCAGAATACGGTGTTcccatagaaataaaaatatgggaCACTGGACGAACTCCTCTCGCTCATATGGTGGATGTTACTAACATGTTTGGTTTAAAAGTGCTGGCAGaacataactttttaaatgaTAACAACATAGCCTTTTCGCCGTATGGACTGATGGGAATCATGGTAGCACTGTACGAGGGTGTGGACGGAGAGTCCTCATACCAGATCCAGCGAGGGATGCAACTGCCCTGGAACAGGAATGTTATGAGGATAGGATTTAGAGATATTCATCGCACGTTAAAA ACTTATTTCGTTCCGGAGGAAGGATTTCTAGCGGGTTTGGCGTTAAACAATGAAAACGTAACATTTAATGATCAATACAAAAAGATTCTACGGTTTTATGGGTTTGATTTAGAAAACGATCAGTTGCCAACACTTTCGCCCGAAACGAACAATACGTCGAACGAAACGAGCGCAGCTACGTCAACAATGAGCCCCGCTAGTTCCGGAGACAGTTCTACCACGTCTATGACAGCAGAGAACAAACCAGCTCTCCAGGATGCCACAACTTCGCCAAATAGAGAAGAGACTACAACCACAATAAACCCTAACGCTGAGACGATAAGCACTATAGACATAAGAGAAGCTACGTCAACAGCTGCCAGTCTGTCTTCCGCTTCAAATGTGGAAAGTACGTCCGCCAGTACCACAGTTACTGAAATGGAGACGACTGCCAGCATAAGTGTTTCTGAGACTACAACTCAGGCAACTCCATCAACAACCCAAGTCACAACGGCACCGACTGAAACTACAACAGCGTCACCGACTGCGGTAACCACAACGCAGGCTACCACGACCACTACACAACTCACTACCACTACAACACCTGAAACCACAACTACGTCGGCAGCTCCAAGTACATCAATGCCTACAGCAACAAATTCACAAATGACAAGTACTTTAACAAATGAACCGTCTACCAATAATGAAGTAGATACGTCTTCTGTTGATACGAGTACACCACAAATGACTACAAGTCAGGATGCCACATCAAGTATGGCGCAGTCGACCCTTGCTGATGCCAGTCCCTCTACAACGCCACCGACTACTGCGGACAGTTCGACAGTCACCTCTAGTGTAACGGATGAAACCTCAGACAGTACGACAACAACACAACAGACCGACCAAATGTCCACCATAACAATGGACGATATGAGCATAAGCACTGCATCGAATACCATTTCCACAACAGTCAACGACTCAACTTTAGAGACATTGGAacgaaagaaaaaatctattgtCGATTTCATATTCACCAACCCCCCGTATGTTGACGACTACTTATATTACAGGTCTTTTGATATAGGTTCTGACGTGGCTAAGCCGAATTATGACGATACAATGTTTTTGGCCAATGGATTGAAAAGTGTGCAG GTGACATACATGCACTATGACACAGTGTTGGAGCATGCCTACCTGCCTCATTTAGAGGCTTCAGCTTTACGATTGCCGTTGGACAGCGATCGTTACTATTTACTAGTCGTATTACCAGCGCGTGGAGGGTCACCAGAATTAGGACGACTGCTATCGAGAATGGCGAGAGAATCTGATTTGTCTGACATCTACTCGGTGTTGCGTCCACGCAGAGTAAAGGGGATCGTGCCTAGTTTCATAGTAAAAGGTCACGTTACCTTAACTACAGACTTGCAGAAG CTGGGCATCCGCGACGTGTTCGAACCGCGACAAAGAGATTTTACTCTAATGACAAAACAAGCAGGGGTGTATGTACGTAGCATTGAACAAGCCGTATCCGTCGCTATTCGCAAGTACCGACCTGATGATCAGAAGAAACACA